agcacgatgcgctgcgttagccagacgacgtacctcgagctgctgcgagACAGAGTGCGCCTTGCTCcgggcctcggccttggcgaggcCCTGTTCGTATccctcggcgaccgcgtgccagctcgcgaggcgcgcgctgtACCACGCCTGTGTAATAAACACGCCCTGGAGGGCCAgcgcgctctcgcgcaggagcgcactcgccgtcgccggcgcctcgcgcccaATGCCGGGGCGCAGGACCTGGGAGACCTTGACGAGCGCCTTCATCGGCAGTGCGTCCACCGCATCGGGCCACACACGCGCAAAGTCGACGAGTGTAATGAGAagcagcagcggctgcaGCACAAGCATCGCGAGCAtcagctgcagcgcatgccgGATCGGCCACGCCCCAGCGCCCCGCCGAGCGGTCATGGGGAAAAAAAGGCGCGGATCGGCGCTTTACGCCGATTTCTCCACTCGTCCCCGGTGACACGATGACGGGTCTCGACGGGCGGTCGCCCGACCAGTCGGACTCGATGGAGCAGAGTCTCGCGGCGTATGCCGAGAcgcccgagctcgatgTCCCTTTTATCACAGGCCTGTCACAGGCGCGCCCGCGGCTCAGCTCACCGATTCCAGCGGACCTGCACGgccccgcgtcgccgagcgacgcacgaGCCGACTCGCCCGCGTCGATGGACGCGAGTCAGCACAGCGacacgtcgcggcggggGCTGCAGCGCAATCGCGCCATCTACCGTAGCCGCGCATCCCCGGCACTgtcggacgcgtcgagcgggccacgcagcgcgcgcctgcgccatgGCTCGTCGCCCACCACGCCAGggtcgccctcgtcgccggcgcagcgcagcccGCACACGGCAAGCCCACGCGcgggcgcgcgcaccgcaagcccgatgcgcgcaccgccggccGGACTCGGGATCGATatcctcgacggcgacaaGGCACGGCCAGTGCCGCGTCCGCCCGTGTCCCCAGGCCTGTACCGCTCGaccacgccgccgatgcggccgatgccgcgccagcccacgccgccggtgccgccgatgccgcgcgacgtgccgcaCACGCCCCCGGTCAGCGCAGAcgtcgcacggcgcgccatgcccacgtcgccgccgtcgtcgcgggacagcgccgagctcctcgcaGAGTACGCGCCGTCCGCATCGCCGCACCCACGCAGCGAGTCGGCACACTCGGcatcgccgcacgccgcacagCGCCAGTCGCTTCCGCTGCTCGACactcgcgcacgcacgccctcggtcgagcagcgctcgtcgctcaGCCACGAAGTGTTTATGCAGAGCGCtccggcgcgcagcgatgggcacggcacgccggcacGCGTACAGCGGCCGCCGTCCgggctcgtgcgcacgccgtcgggacgcagcgcgactCGGTCGCTTTCAAGCCAGGGCGTGacacgcacgccgtccGGACGACagtcgctgctgcagcgctcgcCATCGGGTCTCGAGTCGCTCCAACGCACGCCGTCGGGACGCGAgtcgctgcagcgcacgccgtcgggGCCACGCTCCatgacgccgcgcacgcccgccagcgaggagctcggcgcacgcccgccTTCAGAGCGCCTGAACGAGCACGAGGCGAGTGCGACAGATGCGCACACTCCCGCCGCCCATGCAAAAGCGGGGGGTACTCTTGCCGCTGCTGCCCCATATGCGCCGCAAGAGGGCGGCCCTGTTGCAAAAGAGGCTCAAGAACCGGCAGGACTGGCTcaggcgccgacgtcgggaAAGCACCAGGGCCCAGCATCGAGGCAGGGCCCGGCACTGTCTGCACCTGCTACGCCTTTTGTGCCAGGCACACCTTCGGTACAGggcacgccgtcgctggGGCCGGTGAGTCCCAGCTCGACGCACCCCTCGCCGCTCCCTGGCTATGTACaacgctcgccgacgccgagcgcgtcgggcgcgagctcggcgctgtCGCCCGTGCCAAGCACGCAGCccgtgtcgagcacgtcTGGACAGCCTGCGCAAAGCACACATGCGCAGCCGGAAACGCAGGTCCCCGAGCCTGTGCCGCCCCCTGTGCCTAGCAAGCCAgcggatgcgccgccgctgccgagccgcgACACGTCCGCTCCTGTCCCGACCCACGACACGTCCGCACCCCCTCTGCCAAACCGCGACACGTCCGGCCCCCCTCTACCAAGCCGCGACACGTCCGGTCCCCCTCTGCCGAGCCGCGACTCTGTGCCGTCCCTCCCTAaccgcgacgctgcgccgtccCTCCCCAaccgcgacgctgcgcccccCCTCCCCAGCCGCGATGCATCTGCTCCGACCAGTGCGGCCCCTTcgagcggtgcgccgccctcgagcggtgcgccgccctcgagcggtgcgccgccctcgAGCGGTGCGCTCTCGTCCCCACTGCCTTCCTACGTTGCAAGCACGTCGGTCGCAAGCCCCCCGGTCGCAAGCCCTCCTGTGCCTCtgccgacctcggcgccgctcctTTCGCAATATGCTACCGAAAAGacgcccggcgcgcaggaTACCCCTTCTCAGCCCGTGGCAAAGCCGAgcatcgcgccgagcacgccgttCGTGCCAGGCACGCCGTCCGTCCAAGGCACGCCGTCTCTGCCAGGCGTGCAGCAAGGCACGCCGTCCGTCCaaggcacgccgtcgctgcacggcaccccggcgcaggcccCGTCTATCCAGGGAACACCGTCGCTCCAAAGTACACCATCGTTACACGGCGCCCCGGCGGAGGCCCCGTCTATCCAGGGAACACCGTCGCTCCAAGGTACACCAtcgctgcacggcgcccCAGCGCAGAGCCCATCTGTCCAGGGAACGCCGTCGGTTCAAGGTACTCCATCGATCCAAGGCACGCCGTCAGTCGCAagcagcacgccgtacCTTGCCGGTggcacgccgtcgatccccagcagcacgccgtacCTCGCGTCCAcgccgcacctcgccggcacgccgcacgtCGGCCCCTCGGCCTCGGAAACGGCGACGtctgcgcgcacgcgcgagccgacgcgctcgcaaGGCATCCCGGCGGTGCCTACGCGTTTCATGAacgcgaccgcctcgccggaTACAAAGCGCACGACCGCCCTGCCAGtgccctcgccgagccTCAAAAAGACCGAGTCGACGGCGTCCTTTGCCTCGTCCAAGTCGGCATACTCCGAGTCAGACGAGAGCAACTACGGCCCCGAGCCCGATGGGGCGCCGATGCAGGCACAGGCCGACATCCCCGAGCACAGCACGCCGTACCTCGACCAGGAACCGCCCACGGAtcccacgccgcgcgccgtgtcgcaCGGGTCGCAGATCAGTGAGCCGTACACGAGTCCGCTGCAGGACCTGTCGGACACATTTGCATCGGCCATGGCGGACCTCGGCCTGgacggcgacgatgcgccggtcgaggggctggccgacgtcgcggtcgCGTACCGGGACCCGTCGCAGGACGGCGGCATGCCGCGGACCACGTcgacgctcgagtcgctcctgccgccgcccggcgagcggcgctcgccggccaagacggccgcgccggcgctgtaCATGGCCACGCCGTCCcgttcggcggcggcggcggcaacGGCGACGGTTGTGCCTGCGCCTGAGGCCAagcctgcggcgcccgcggctcccacgccgccgccggcagACACCAAGAATGCGTCTGCGGACCCCCCGGGCCCCAAGATCGAGGTGTATGGCTACACGGTGTGGTGGCCGACGTCTTTCGACGCCTCGTCGAACGTCAACTGGGActcgacgtcgtcgacgcAGCGGGGCATGCTCTTTGCGCGTGCGGCCAACGACCTGATGGACCGCGACTCGAACCTGACCAAGTGGATGAAGCTCATGCGCCAGGTCCagccgcgtgcgcccgagcagCTCATGGAGCAGGTCactgccgagcaggccgatCGCTTCATCCGTGCCATgacgccggtgctcgacaaAGACACGTCGGCCGTGTCCAACACCACCGTCACGGCGGACatgccgctgccgaccaACATCCCGTATCCCGGGCTGGCCAAGTCGTACAAAGACCATCTGCACCACCCCGAGACGCCCGGCATCCACGCGTCCAACAGCTCGAGttcgctcgcgacgccgcacACT
This window of the Malassezia japonica chromosome 4, complete sequence genome carries:
- a CDS encoding uncharacterized protein (antiSMASH:Cluster_2), producing the protein MTGLDGRSPDQSDSMEQSLAAYAETPELDVPFITGLSQARPRLSSPIPADLHGPASPSDARADSPASMDASQHSDTSRRGLQRNRAIYRSRASPALSDASSGPRSARLRHGSSPTTPGSPSSPAQRSPHTASPRAGARTASPMRAPPAGLGIDILDGDKARPVPRPPVSPGLYRSTTPPMRPMPRQPTPPVPPMPRDVPHTPPVSADVARRAMPTSPPSSRDSAELLAEYAPSASPHPRSESAHSASPHAAQRQSLPLLDTRARTPSVEQRSSLSHEVFMQSAPARSDGHGTPARVQRPPSGLVRTPSGRSATRSLSSQGVTRTPSGRQSLLQRSPSGLESLQRTPSGRESLQRTPSGPRSMTPRTPASEELGARPPSERLNEHEASATDAHTPAAHAKAGGTLAAAAPYAPQEGGPVAKEAQEPAGLAQAPTSGKHQGPASRQGPALSAPATPFVPGTPSVQGTPSLGPVSPSSTHPSPLPGYVQRSPTPSASGASSALSPVPSTQPVSSTSGQPAQSTHAQPETQVPEPVPPPVPSKPADAPPLPSRDTSAPVPTHDTSAPPLPNRDTSGPPLPSRDTSGPPLPSRDSVPSLPNRDAAPSLPNRDAAPPLPSRDASAPTSAAPSSGAPPSSGAPPSSGAPPSSGALSSPLPSYVASTSVASPPVASPPVPLPTSAPLLSQYATEKTPGAQDTPSQPVAKPSIAPSTPFVPGTPSVQGTPSLPGVQQGTPSVQGTPSLHGTPAQAPSIQGTPSLQSTPSLHGAPAEAPSIQGTPSLQGTPSLHGAPAQSPSVQGTPSVQGTPSIQGTPSVASSTPYLAGGTPSIPSSTPYLASTPHLAGTPHVGPSASETATSARTREPTRSQGIPAVPTRFMNATASPDTKRTTALPVPSPSLKKTESTASFASSKSAYSESDESNYGPEPDGAPMQAQADIPEHSTPYLDQEPPTDPTPRAVSHGSQISEPYTSPLQDLSDTFASAMADLGLDGDDAPVEGLADVAVAYRDPSQDGGMPRTTSTLESLLPPPGERRSPAKTAAPALYMATPSRSAAAAATATVVPAPEAKPAAPAAPTPPPADTKNASADPPGPKIEVYGYTVWWPTSFDASSNVNWDSTSSTQRGMLFARAANDLMDRDSNLTKWMKLMRQVQPRAPEQLMEQVTAEQADRFIRAMTPVLDKDTSAVSNTTVTADMPLPTNIPYPGLAKSYKDHLHHPETPGIHASNSSSSLATPHTSRLDPGQAMRGAAGAAGAGWQKLQGAMPRVPSSTSILGTLGRRNSRRMRDSPTPPPTTTPAIGRTLQHRASHYDLGTPRAPTHYDPATVRSASRASDAPSEPRFGLGIPGLGARMSEESRQAAPALLAGSLNLAPKASPAFEASLGRMTDALPELDERTARAYLQKANGDDVKAIGDYLQDQSHGETQRRGIFSRTPRTR